In the Pan paniscus chromosome 19, NHGRI_mPanPan1-v2.0_pri, whole genome shotgun sequence genome, CCTCTGTCCCTCTCTTGGCTGGGCTGCCCTGGGGTTCAGTATGCTGCCTCAGCAGGGGCAGGAGGGTCATCCCTCTGGGCTGGGAGCCTCCAACTGTGGActccctgcctctgcttccccagCTGTGGGGAGGAAGGGCTCAGAGAAGGGGGCTATAATCACTCTGGGTCTGGCTGGTGCCACTCTGTGAAGAGAGACACAGGTTTCTGCCCAGCTCCACACCCAAGAAGCCCACCCGCCTCTTGTTCTGGCCACGGGGGTAGGACAGAGCCCATTTCAGACCCTGCCCTTCTTCCTCCTGCAGCAGGCCCGGCCTCCGGCGCCCCCAGCCCCCTGCTggcctccctgcccctgcccacccgGCCTCTGCAGCCCCCGCTGGACTTCAAGCACTTGCTCGCCTTCCACTTCAATGGCGCTGCCCCGCTCAGTCTCTTCCCCAACTTCAGCACGGTATGGGCTGGGCTGGCGGGTGGGGGCATGCACACAAGCTTGTGGGTGGGCACAGAAGGTGGGTTCAGAGGGTCCAGCTCTCAGCAGCTGGGTCTAACCAGGAGCTTTTCCTCCAACATCCCCCAGAGGGGATAGGTGCTCCCCAAATAGGGACCCCTATTTGGGATCCTAAGAGAGGGACCCGCTCTCTCTTAAGCTGGGGAACAAGATGGTGTCAGccctttccccacccccaccatcatAGCTGCTGGGCCTGCAAGGGCCTGTAGTCTGTGCATTCCACTTAAGCTTCTGTGTAGGCGCTCCTGTGgatgacgtgtgtgtgtgtgtgtgtgtgtgtgtgtgtgtgtgtgtgtgtgtaacctgTGCCTTTTTGTTGTAGTTTCTATaggttttgtatgttatatgtggATGTGAGTTTGTGTGTTGGTGTCCAACGTGTGTTTGTAAACAACTCTTTGTGCGTGggtaattttatgtaattaagtTATGTGCCTGCACAATCTGAGGGTTTATTGTGTCCTTGGTCTTTTGTGTGTTTGGCGTGTATCTGCCCTCTGAGCATGCGTGTTTTTGTGTGGTTTGGGTGATTGTGAGTTTACCTGTGGTCATGTGCCCTTTGTATGCATGAGTGTGAATTGTTCTGCTTGTCTGAGCATTTGTAACTGCCTGAAGCttctgtgctgtgtgtgtgtcctagTCTGTACATTTCCTTGTACACATGTGTGCATAACAAGTATATGAATTTTAATTCACTATATGAGGGATCAGCAACcatctctgtttttttaaattttgaaaactcAAGTGAAATCATGGGTGTGGCATGCCCCATCCTGAACAGATGGTGGCAAACTCCACCTCAGTCACACTTAGGAAtcccttccctcccaccctccagagTTAGACAGAGGTCCTAAGGAGTCTGAGGCATTTGGGGGGTGGTCCTCTGGTCTTGAGTCCTTGCTGTCGCTTGCTGACAGGCTCACTGTTGAATGGCATGGTTCTAATTGCAGGGGGCCCCTGTAGGCCATTCTCCTCTGAGGTCCTGTCCCCTGAGCCCCTTGCTGGCCCTGGGTGCTGTGAAAATTTGAACCACTTTCTGTTCTCAGGGAAGTTTCTGCACCCATGTTCTTCTCTCTaagctctgttttcttttcttaggaAGGTTTGGAaagttccttttttattttattttatttttatataagcagagatgaggtctcactatattacccaggctggtctcaaactccggagctcaagggatcctcccacctcggcctcccaaagtgctgggattacaggtgtgagccaccacgcccagcctggaaagTTCTTGACAAGTTTAGACAGCTGCATTTGGCCCAACTTCCTGAGAAAAGGGAACATAAAGCCTTAAttctatagaagaaaaaaatgatttaaaataaggaaaagaagctaggtgcagtggctcatgcctgtcatcccagcactttgggaggctgaggtgggctgatcatctgaggtcaggagtttgagactagcctggccaacagagatggtgaaaccccatctctactaaaaatacaaaaattagccgagcatggtggtgggcacctgtagtcccagctactcgggaggctgagacaggagaatcgcttgagcccaggaagcagaggttgcaagaTTTTGGCtccgtcattgcactccagcctgggcgacaagagggagactccatctcaaaaaaataataaggaaaagaaaagaaatccaaattAATATTCCAAAGAAACGATCCTACTCCTTGGGGAACCTTAGGCCTCCACTTGCTGCTCCCTGCCCCCTACTGGCCCCCCACCTCCCCTGGCTGTGGCTCTCACTCTCTCAAGAGAGGTtgtcatggctgggcatggtggctcacacctgtaattccagcacattgggaggccaaggcaggcggatcattttgagggcaggagttcgagaccagcctggccaacatggagaaaccccgtctctactaaaaataacaaaaattagccagacgtagtggtgggcgcctgtaatcccagctactcgggaggctgaggcaggagaatcacttgaacctgagaggtggaagttgcagtgggctgagatcatgccactgcactccagcctgggcgacagagcagtattccatcttattaaaaaaaaaaaaaaaaaaaaaaaaaaaaaaggtcgtcAGCAGCCTCAGGCCCTGTGACAGTGGTAGAGCTGATGAGATAGGACTTATCTTCCCCCAGCCCACAGGTCCATGCATgaagcctgggtgatgggagagGAAATTCCAACAGACGGGTTCTTTGTCTCTTCCCTGCCTCTCCTTGTTTCCAACTCTCTGTCCCAATAGTTGTAATTattgcaaaggagaaaaaaacaaaaaacaaaaataatgacctAAGGGGCACCAAGAGATGCCAAGGTGATCACCAGGACATGGTTCTATGTCCCAGAAACATGCAGGGCACTCTGGCCATTCCCCTGCTTCCAAGCAGAAGCCCAGGCTGACAAATAAAGACAGCCGGGGAGAGgctgtgtatttttcttttcttttcttttcctttcttttcttttctcttctcttttttttttttttttttttgagacagagtctcactctgttgcccaggctggagtgcagtggcgcaatctcagctcactgcaacctctgcctctcaggttcaagcctcctgcctcagcctcctgagtagctgagactacaggcacgtgccaccacgcctggctaatttttgtatttttagtagagaaggagtttctcttggccaggctggtctcgaactcctgacctcaggtgattcacccatcttggcctcccaaagtgctgggattacaggcgtgagccactgcacccaggcagctgtttcttctcctttctttccttttctttttctttttcttttttttttttttttttttgagacgaagtttcactcttgttgcccaggctggagtgtaatggcctgctctcggttcaccgcaacctccatctccctggttcaagcaattctcctgccccagcctcccaagtagctgagattacaggcatgcgccatcacacctggctaattttgtatttttttttagtagagacggggtttctccatgttggtcaggctggtcttgaactcccaacctgaggtgatctgcctgcctcgggctcccaaagtgctgggattacaggtgtgagccaccgcgcctggcccagctgTTTCTCTTTCCAACATCCACAGGATGGAAAAGTTCTTCCTAGAAGCTGACCAAGGCCCTCTTCAGTCATCTTTAGTTTTGGGCATTTTGTGCTGCCCCCGACCCCTGCTTCCCAAGCCAACCCCAGAGTTATTATGCCCTCCCACTCCCTTCACAGATGGACCCGGTCCAGAAAGCTGTCATCAGCCACACGTTTGGGGTCCCCTCCCCTCTGAAGAAGAAGCTGTTCATTTCCTGTAACATCTGTCACCTGAGGTTCAACTCAGCGGTGAGACAAAGTAGTGAAAGCAGgtctggggagggggctgggcaggGAGAGGGCTGGAGGCTGGGCTTTCAGAGTCCTTCTGGGAGGAATATCAGTGGCAAAGGGGCTGTGGTCTGTATTTTCCACCCTGGCTGCAGAAGAGGCACTCTTGGTCCTTTAACCATCGCATCCTCTCCTCTCTCTAGATTCTTctgccccttccccttctgcccagCTGTAGCCCAGTGggattccatttccttccccccaggcctctctcctgtgTTCTGGATCCTTCTGCAAGAGAGAAGACTGCCCTTCCTCCACTCCAGGTCCCAGGGGCCCATCTCATCAGCTCCTGGTCTGGAGCTGAGCTCTTAAGGCACCTGAGAGTTTACAGAATGTGATCATGCCCATCCCCTTAAATAATAGTTTTCATGATACATCTGTGAGACGGGTGGaggtgggatttttttgttttgttttgtttttttagacaaggtctcactctgtcacccaggcgggagtgcagtggcgcaatcttggctcactgcagcctccacctccagggttcaagtgattcttgtgcctcagcttccctagtagctgggattacaggcatgtgctaccacgcctggctaatttttttatatttttggcagatacagggtttcaccatgttgcccaagctggtctggaactcctgggctcaagtgatccacccacctcaacctcccaacatgctgggattacaggtgtgagccaccgcgcctggcctagaggCGCTATTATAATCCCcgattttcagatgaggaaagtgagccttagagaggttaagtgacttgcctaagaccacacagctggtaagtagcAAAGCTGGGACATGAATCCAGGCCTGGCTGACCCCAAGGTCTATGACTTTCTACTACAGCCTACCCCTTTCTACTACATCTTACCACTAGGTAGAGGAGGAACCTCATTCTGGCCTCCCAGGGAAGGTCTACCTCCTGTTAGGCAATCTGGGGTTTCGGTTGGATGCCAGCAGAACTGCTGTGGTATAGCATCCAGGGAGGGGCCGTGGGGGCCTGTCTTTCCCATGTTTCAAGGAGGTGGGCCGGGGAGCAGCAAGTGAGGACCCTTGGAGGGAGGACACTGACAGACCAGATTTGAGGATTCCCTTCAGGCCTTCTGGTTCCATGAGTCCTGCAAGAGATGGaggagaggctgggcgtggtggctcacgcctgtaatcccagcactttgggaggccaaggtgggtggatcacttgaggtcaggagttagagaccagcctggccaacatggtgaaaccccatctctactaaaatacagaagaaaaaaaaaaaagcagccagttgtggtgacaggtgcctgtaatcccagctactcgggaggctgaggcaggagaatcgcttgaacccaggaggcagaggttacagtgagcctagattgctcccgttgcactccagcctgggtgacaaagcgagattccatctcaaaaaaaaaaaagatggaggagaGAATTCGTTCTGAGGGAGGAACCATTCTTCTTCCTGCCGGACCccgggcacagtgcctggcaaatagcAAATGCTCAGTAATGacttgttgaacaaatgaacaaagggaTGAAtgttctggggtacatatgcCCCAAAGTGTGGGGATGGCTCTGCTTTCTCCATTTGTGCATTGATACACTTGATAActaacattcattgagcacctactctatgTACTCGGCCCTTGTAATTCATGTTCCCATGTAATTCTGACAACCCCATGAGGTCAGTATTATCATCACAGGGTTTATGGGTGAGGAGACTCAGGCTGAGAGAGATGTTACTTGCCTAAAGATGTAgttagtggccgggcgcggtggctcacgcctgtaaccccagcaccttgggaggccgaaacaggtggatcacgaggtcaggaaattgagaccatcctggctaacatggtgaaaccccatctcagggtgggcgcggtggctcacgcctgtaatcccagcactttgggaggctgaggcgggtggatcacgaggtcaggagatcgagaccatcctggctaatatggtgaaaccccgtctctactaaaaatacaaaaagttagccgggtgtggtggcgggcgcctgtagtcccagctaccccggaggctgaggcagaagaatcgcttgaacccgggaggcggaggttgcagtgagctgagatggcgccactgcactccagcctgggcgacagaccgagactccatctcaaaaaacaaacaacaacaacaacaacaacaaaaagatgtggTTAGTAAGTGGCTGGGTCAGATCTGAAGCCAGAGGCAGCCTGCCTTGGAGTTCATGTGCGAGAACACATTCTGCAAACCTCAGAGCCACATGTgctatggtgatgatgatgacaaggACAAGGACTTGCCCTTTGTGTGACCTGAGCCCTGCCTCCCTTTGGCCTGTCCCCCTGCTGGGCTCCAGTTCACAGATGGGGCATGTGGACTCAGCCAGTGAATGGTGACCTcttgccctcccctccccagaacCAGGCCGAGGCACATTATAAAGGCCACAAACACGCCAGAAAACTCAAGGCTGTCGAGGCTGCCAAGAGCAAGCAGAGGCCACACACCCAGGCCCAGGATGGGGCTGTAGTGTCCCCAATCCCAACGCTGGCCAGTGGAGCCCCTGGAGAGCCACAGAGTAAAGGTCAGTCCTGAGCTCTTCTCTTTCCCACGTCTCCACTCCACATCTGGTTTCCGACAAGGGGTTGAGAGATTTCTGCTTATTCTTTTTGCTTGTGTTGGAGTATTCCATACAGACAGGCAAAGGCACACAAGTGTACCACGCCATGAATTTTCCTAAGCTGAACACACCCAGATCAGGAAACACGTTACCAGCACCTCAGAAGCTTGTCTTGCACCTCCTCCTGGTCATTACCTTGAAGTATTCATTTCCAAGGGCTGCCTTCACAAATGACTTCATTTGTGAAGttaggaatggtggctcacatcttgtgatggttaacactttgggaggctgaggcgggaggattgctttaagcctggagtttgagaccagtctgggcaacatggtgtgaccctgtctctacaaaaaacttatttgccaggcatgatgatgcacacctgtagtcccagctactcaggaggctgaagcaggaggatctgcttaagcccaggaggtcgaggctgcagtgagctatggtcatgccactgcactctagcctgggtgacagagcaaaaccttgtctctaacctcccctgcccacccccaccccccaaaaaagagacTACAACCTGGGTgactgaaaacaacaacaatttattttcacacagctctggaggccagaagcctgAAATCAAGGCGTTGACAGCATTGGTTCCTTCTTGGGGGCTTAGAGGAGAAAGTGTCCCATGCTTCTCTTCTGGCCTTTGGTGGCTGCCGGTATTCCTTGGCACTCCTTGGCTTATAGAcgcatcactccaatctccacctccatctccacATTCTCCCTTGTGTGTCCCTGTGTTTCCACAAGCTCTTTTTATAAGGGTACCAGTCACTAGATCAATCCCACCCGAACccagcatgacctcatcttaactaattttatcttcaaagaccctgtttccaaataaggtcacattctgaggttccagatagatgtgaattttgggggagacACTATTCAACCAACTACAACCCCTCTGATGGTAACTACGATCCTGACTTTTCTCAGCATAGATCAGCTTTACCTATTTTTGGTGAAACATAGAGTGTGCAGGGGtttttttgtatctgttttgttttgtgggttttttttttgttttgtttgtttgttttttgagacagagtctcgctctgtctcccaggctggagcacagcggtgcaatcttggctcactgcaacctctgcttcctgggttcaagccattctcctacctcagccttccaagtagctgggactacaggtacctgccaccacgtccagctaatttttgtatttttagtagaaacggggtttcaccatattggccaggctggtctcgaactcctgaccttgtgatccacccacctcggcctcccaaagtgctgggattacaggcgtgagccaccctgcctggccggTATCTAGTTTTTATTCATCTCTCACAAACATTCATCAACATTCATTATATctgtaagattcatccatgtttttgcgtGTAGctgtagtttgttctttttcattgctgtgtagtaCTCCACTGTGGATCataccactattttttttttaatttaaatttttaaaagctcttttttttttttgagacagggtctggctctgtcacccaggctggagtgcagtggtgtgacctaggctcatccacctccctggctctcaagcgattctcctgcctcagcctcccaagtagttggaactataggcatgtgccaccatgcctggctaatttttgtatttttggtacagatggtgtttcgctgtgtcacccagtctggtctcgaactcctggactcaagcgatctgctaaccttggcctcccaaagtgttgggatcacaggcgtgagccgctgcctCTGGCCCATaccactgtgttttttttttttttttttttgagatggcgtttcactctgtcgcccaggctggagtgcagtggtgtgatctcagttcactgtaacctccaccttccaggttcaagcgattctcctgcctcagcctcccgagtagctgggattataggcatgtgccaccacgcctaattctgtatttttagtagagatagggtttcaccatgttggccaggccagtctcgaactcctgaccttaggtgatccacctgcctcggcctcccaaagtgctcggattacagacatgagccaccgtatcCAGCCCGtaccattgttttttaaaaatctgctctcCTGTTGGTGGACATGTGGGTAGTTTCAGTTTTATGATATTATGAATAGTGTTCTCTGAACATTCTAGTACATCTTTTTTGGTGATCTCCGTTTAAGTTAGCAAATAAGAAtatgagggctgtgagggctttCTGAGACCACTGTGTCCAACTTAATGatttcagatggggaaactgaggcccaagtcTGCCCAGTGAGTTGGTAGAAAAGTGGGGCCTGGAATTCAGTGCTGGTCATCCACCAGGGGCCCTCCAGGCCACCTCCATGGTCAGAGCTGAAGATCGTGGTCTGCAGCGTCATCTTGGGTCTCACACTCTTCCATCTCTGCAGCAGTTCCTGTAGTCCCTCCTCTTGGGCCTCCACTCCAGCCACCACCAACTCCAGACCCTACATCCAGGGAGCCAGCCCACTCAGAGCTCTTGGATGCTGCCTCCtcatcctcttcttcctcctgcccACCTTGCTCCCCAGAGCCTGGGAGAGAGGCACCGGGGCCTGAGCCAGCGGCAGCTGCCGTGGGAAGCAGCATGAGTGGGGAAGGCAGGAGTGAGAAGGGGCACCTCTACTGCCCCACGTGTAAGGTGACAGTGAACTCAGCCTCCCAGCTTCAGGCTCACAACACAGGTCAGTAGTCTCAGGAGCTGGAGCCCAGGGAAAGGGTGGGACAGAAGCTAAGCCTCGCCAGATGAGGGCAGGCTTGAGTTCCTGGGTGCTTCGCTCAAGGGTTGGATGGCGGAGGCTTTGTGCTTGTGTGTTACTGAACGGACGTTTCTGGGTCCTCCCATTACTCCTTGGGGAAGGAGAATTGGGAAGAGAAGTCTGAGGCAGCAAGAACTGAAGGTCGCTAAATCTCTGAAGGGTCACTCCACAGGAGACAGGAGACATCTGCCTCTCTCCTTAGATTACACCCAGAAGGAAAGGACTGAGATCAAAGCAAAGGGGAAGGCAGCTATTTGCAGTGCAGGAAGGCCTTTCATAGGAGGGGCTGGCATGAAAGGACAGAAGCTGGGAGGGGAAACCACGTGTGGCTGGAGGGCGATGTGTGCACAGAGCAGCCGTGAGGCTTACAGGGAGAGCCAAATTGCATGAGTGTGGAGGGGGTCTCTGTGGCCCCTGCAACCCCTTCCTGCTGCTGAGAGACTGCCTTCTTCCCTCTCCAGGAGCCAAGCACCGGTGGATGATGGAAGGTCAGCGAGGGGCTCCCCGGAGGAGCCGGGGCCGCCCGGTGTCCAGGGGAGGTGCCGGACACAAGGCCAAGAGAGTCACAGGGGGCCGGGGCGGCCGGCAGGGGCCCAGCCCTGCCTTCCACTGTGCTCTCTGTCAGCTCCAGGTCAATTCAGAGACCCAACTGAAGCAGGTGGGAGAAGTGAGGCTGTGACTGGGGTTGGAGCCAGgggagggggttggggggcagggcAGCAGAGGGAGGGACCCTGAAGAGGGCAGGCAGGGCACAGCAGAGCAGGCTGGTGAAGCGAGGCCAGCAGGCCAGTGGGCCAATTAAGGGCAAAGGCCAAGACTCACCTCCCCTTCCCAGGGCCTAACCCAGGGTGAGGACCCAGTCTGTGTGCTTTGGATGTATGAGCTGTGGATAGAGGAAGGGGAAGAGTCGAGGATGATGGTCCTGGGGTCCTTGGGCTTTGTCATCTTGTTCccagtctgtctgtctgtccattaGCACATGAGCAGCAGGAGGCACAAAGACCGCCTGGCCGGGAAGCCCCCCAAGCCCTCCAGCCAGCACAGCAAGCTGCAGAAGCACGCAGCGCTGGCTGTGAGTATCCTCAAGGTATCTGTCTCCAGGCAACAGAGCTGGGACTGGGTCAGGAGGGGAGAGGGTGGGCTGGGAGGGCCAGATGGGGGGGCTGCGGTGGGGCAGGAAAAGAGGCCACCCTGCAATGAGGCTGCTGGGCAGTGACAGAGCTAGGCCTGGGAACTGGGATCTGCGCAGAGGAATTTCCGGGGAGGTGGGTTGGGATAGTCATCTTAGGGGCAAGAGTGAGGGGTGGGCGTGCATCTCCTAGAGACCATCTCTATCCCGTAaatcctcctcccttctcccatgCTGAGACTTTCCTCCCTCTGGACAGGAAGACAGGTGGTGGAGAAAGCCCTTTGGAATGAATATttgggggtgggaagggaggaggatTTAGGTTTGGAACTCTAAAAGGCATGCTTTCCCTGCAGCAAAAAGCTTGAGGATGGGCCCCAGGGAGGGGGTGGGGTTTTCTGGGGTGGAGACTGtgtccattcctttcttttccgtGTAGTCTAAACTGGCCTTGCAGAAGCAACTCACCAAGACGTTGGCAGCCCGCTTCCTGCCCAGCCCGCTCCCCACCACAGCCACTGCCATCTGTGCTCTGCCAGGGCCCCTGGCCCTCCGCCCTGCCCCTACAGCAGCCACTACCCTCTTCCCGGCTCCCATCCTGGGCCCAGCTCTGTTTCGCACCCCAGCAGGAGCTGTCCGCCCTGCCACAGGACCTATCGTCCTTGCCCCTTATTAGCCCTCATGGGGAGGCCAGAGCTGATTTCCCAATAGCCACTCCTTGTCTCCTCCTGTCCTGAGACACCTTGGTTTCCTACATGCCACAGGGACTGTGAACAGCTTCAGGGGTCCTGCCCGATCCAGAAAGAGCTGGGCTAGTTTTAAGGGCAGCTCCCTTCCAAGGACTGTCCCCACCCTCCTTTCCCAGGCCTTCCAGGGTTAATCCTAGGCTTGCCTGCATTTCCCACCCTGACAGACCCCAAAGATCTATGCAAAATCTCAGCCCCACCCATGTGGTGCTCTCACTTTCCTCCACCCAAGACCCACATGGCCAGACTCCAGGAATCTTAGCTTCTACAAGCCATCGTCTCCTAGCCAGGGGACGACTCTCTGACCTCTATTCCTAGGCTCTGGGGCTTCACTGGAGATAGGGATGGGGTCTCTAGCTGCAGCAGGCTCAAGGCTATCAGGACAAGGTGACCATGGGAGTGTGACAGAGAACCATGGAGGAGAAAGGGGGACCCAAAAGTCCTCCGATCAGCAGTGCTAAGGTGGGGCAGAGCCAAGGAGGTAGTGGGGCTGGTTCTGAAAGCTTTTGGGGGCTTCATCTGCTCTGAAGGGGTGGGACTAAGAGAGGAGGT is a window encoding:
- the ZNF385C gene encoding zinc finger protein 385C isoform X2, whose protein sequence is MSEAGQENGLLQQQVLRQEGGKSHPAGRAGPAAPPSLEVPVDKVSPSNPSLQCKRPQARESSVSGGEGCSPISSPSSWSAHLPPHFSPGGRTCPVLSTCGWDGGNQRMGSSFLAKRDRAQERRCFPGRTRSPSLAPSPPVPHIPPFPLSLWLGFICSSFCTPRWCLQRQRMLLAGPASGAPSPLLASLPLPTRPLQPPLDFKHLLAFHFNGAAPLSLFPNFSTMDPVQKAVISHTFGVPSPLKKKLFISCNICHLRFNSANQAEAHYKGHKHARKLKAVEAAKSKQRPHTQAQDGAVVSPIPTLASGAPGEPQSKVPVVPPLGPPLQPPPTPDPTSREPAHSELLDAASSSSSSSCPPCSPEPGREAPGPEPAAAAVGSSMSGEGRSEKGHLYCPTCKVTVNSASQLQAHNTGAKHRWMMEGQRGAPRRSRGRPVSRGGAGHKAKRVTGGRGGRQGPSPAFHCALCQLQVNSETQLKQHMSSRRHKDRLAGKPPKPSSQHSKLQKHAALAVSILKSKLALQKQLTKTLAARFLPSPLPTTATAICALPGPLALRPAPTAATTLFPAPILGPALFRTPAGAVRPATGPIVLAPY
- the ZNF385C gene encoding zinc finger protein 385C isoform X1 — encoded protein: MSEAGQENGLLQQQVLRQEGGKSHPAGRAGPAAPPSLEVPVDKVSPSNPSLQCKRPQARESSVSGGEGCSPISSPSSWSAHLPPHFSPGGRTCPVLSTCGWDGGNQRMGSSFLAKRDRAQERRCFPGRTRSPSLAPSPPVPHIPPFPLSLWLGFICSSFCTPRWCLQRQRMLLAGPASGAPSPLLASLPLPTRPLQPPLDFKHLLAFHFNGAAPLSLFPNFSTMDPVQKAVISHTFGVPSPLKKKLFISCNICHLRFNSANQAEAHYKGHKHARKLKAVEAAKSKQRPHTQAQDGAVVSPIPTLASGAPGEPQSKAVPVVPPLGPPLQPPPTPDPTSREPAHSELLDAASSSSSSSCPPCSPEPGREAPGPEPAAAAVGSSMSGEGRSEKGHLYCPTCKVTVNSASQLQAHNTGAKHRWMMEGQRGAPRRSRGRPVSRGGAGHKAKRVTGGRGGRQGPSPAFHCALCQLQVNSETQLKQHMSSRRHKDRLAGKPPKPSSQHSKLQKHAALAVSILKSKLALQKQLTKTLAARFLPSPLPTTATAICALPGPLALRPAPTAATTLFPAPILGPALFRTPAGAVRPATGPIVLAPY
- the ZNF385C gene encoding zinc finger protein 385C isoform X3 yields the protein MSEAGQENGLLQQQVLRQEGGKSHPAGRAGPAAPPSLEVPVDKVSPSNPSLQCKRPQARESSVSGGEGCSPISSPSSWSAHLPPHFSPGGRTCPVLSTCGWDGGNQRMGSSFLAKRDRAQERRCFPGRTRSPSLAPSPPVPHIPPFPLSLWLGFICSSFCTPRWCLQRQRMLLAGPASGAPSPLLASLPLPTRPLQPPLDFKHLLAFHFNGAAPLSLFPNFSTMDPVQKAVISHTFGVPSPLKKKLFISCNICHLRFNSANQAEAHYKGHKHARKLKAVEAAKSKQRPHTQAQDGAVVSPIPTLASGAPGEPQSKAVPVVPPLGPPLQPPPTPDPTSREPAHSELLDAASSSSSSSCPPCSPEPGREAPGPEPAAAAVGSSMSGEGRSEKGHLYCPTCKVTVNSASQLQAHNTGAKHRWMMEGQRGAPRRSRGRPVSRGGAGHKAKRVTGGRGGRQGPSPAFHCALCQLQVNSETQLKQHMSSRRHKDRLAGKPPKPSSQHSKLQKHAALASKLALQKQLTKTLAARFLPSPLPTTATAICALPGPLALRPAPTAATTLFPAPILGPALFRTPAGAVRPATGPIVLAPY
- the ZNF385C gene encoding zinc finger protein 385C isoform X4 — encoded protein: MKRPLSPPPPAEKETPISGAAECLPRPPEPPKPKRERKRPSYTLCDVCNIQLNSAAQAQVHCGGRAHQRRLRQLSLGKSPSGPAGPASGAPSPLLASLPLPTRPLQPPLDFKHLLAFHFNGAAPLSLFPNFSTMDPVQKAVISHTFGVPSPLKKKLFISCNICHLRFNSANQAEAHYKGHKHARKLKAVEAAKSKQRPHTQAQDGAVVSPIPTLASGAPGEPQSKAVPVVPPLGPPLQPPPTPDPTSREPAHSELLDAASSSSSSSCPPCSPEPGREAPGPEPAAAAVGSSMSGEGRSEKGHLYCPTCKVTVNSASQLQAHNTGAKHRWMMEGQRGAPRRSRGRPVSRGGAGHKAKRVTGGRGGRQGPSPAFHCALCQLQVNSETQLKQHMSSRRHKDRLAGKPPKPSSQHSKLQKHAALAVSILKSKLALQKQLTKTLAARFLPSPLPTTATAICALPGPLALRPAPTAATTLFPAPILGPALFRTPAGAVRPATGPIVLAPY
- the ZNF385C gene encoding zinc finger protein 385C isoform X6, whose product is MKRPLSPPPPAEKETPISGAAECLPRPPEPPKPKRERKRPSYTLCDVCNIQLNSAAQAQVHCGGRAHQRRLRQLSLGKSPSGPAGPASGAPSPLLASLPLPTRPLQPPLDFKHLLAFHFNGAAPLSLFPNFSTMDPVQKAVISHTFGVPSPLKKKLFISCNICHLRFNSANQAEAHYKGHKHARKLKAVEAAKSKQRPHTQAQDGAVVSPIPTLASGAPGEPQSKVPVVPPLGPPLQPPPTPDPTSREPAHSELLDAASSSSSSSCPPCSPEPGREAPGPEPAAAAVGSSMSGEGRSEKGHLYCPTCKVTVNSASQLQAHNTGAKHRWMMEGQRGAPRRSRGRPVSRGGAGHKAKRVTGGRGGRQGPSPAFHCALCQLQVNSETQLKQHMSSRRHKDRLAGKPPKPSSQHSKLQKHAALAVSILKSKLALQKQLTKTLAARFLPSPLPTTATAICALPGPLALRPAPTAATTLFPAPILGPALFRTPAGAVRPATGPIVLAPY
- the ZNF385C gene encoding zinc finger protein 385C isoform X8, with translation MKRPLSPPPPAEKETPISGAAECLPRPPEPPKPKRERKRPSYTLCDVCNIQLNSAAQAQVHCGGRAHQRRLRQLSLGKSPSGPAGPASGAPSPLLASLPLPTRPLQPPLDFKHLLAFHFNGAAPLSLFPNFSTMDPVQKAVISHTFGVPSPLKKKLFISCNICHLRFNSANQAEAHYKGHKHARKLKAVEAAKSKQRPHTQAQDGAVVSPIPTLASGAPGEPQSKVPVVPPLGPPLQPPPTPDPTSREPAHSELLDAASSSSSSSCPPCSPEPGREAPGPEPAAAAVGSSMSGEGRSEKGHLYCPTCKVTVNSASQLQAHNTGAKHRWMMEGQRGAPRRSRGRPVSRGGAGHKAKRVTGGRGGRQGPSPAFHCALCQLQVNSETQLKQHMSSRRHKDRLAGKPPKPSSQHSKLQKHAALASKLALQKQLTKTLAARFLPSPLPTTATAICALPGPLALRPAPTAATTLFPAPILGPALFRTPAGAVRPATGPIVLAPY